In Bradyrhizobium sp. WD16, the genomic stretch TAGCGGCAAGCCCCTGTAGGCAATTGCGAGACGCTGCATTAGCCGTTCGCTTGCCGCTCGATCCGTCGGTTCTGGCGTGGCGGAAGAACTGCACCCGGCAGAAGGCGGCAGCTGATGGTCATGCCTTGGCAGAATCGCCTTCCCTCACGCCCGCAATTGCATGGACGGTCGCGGCGGTAAGGCCATCAGCATGCTGCGGCGGTCGGCGACCGCGGCGTGGAACTGGTCGAGGGCGATATTAAAGGCGGTCAGTCCGCCTTCGTCGATCGCGCCGTCCTCGTAGGCATGCAGCGTTTCCTTGAGGATCTCGTCGGCCTCGGACTGCATCTCGTCGAGTTCTTCGTGGCTGCTCGCCCGCCGGGCGGTCGTCAGCATCTCCAGCAGCCGGACGCGCAGGGACGAGCTGTTCTGCCGCTCGTCTCGCCGCAAATAGCCGGCGAACCAGGCGCCCGCCGAGCCCATGGCCGACAGTCCCATGATGCCCCACCAGATGAAGTCGCTGTAGCGGTCGAGGAAGGTCTTCTCTTCGCCGTCGACATAGGCGGCGGCGCCCGGATGGGCCGGGATGTCGGCGTCCTTGTCGGTGTCGGGCGTCTCGATCTTGGCTGCCGCCGGCATCTCGCTCATCACGTTCTGCCGCACGGCGAAGAGCTGCCGGGCGAGTGTCGCCACGGTCGTGTCCGACAGGCTTTTGCGCACTACGATGTCGTGTGCGAAGCTGATGGTCTTGATGTCGTCGTCGGGGCGTGGCGGCACGCCGCCCAGCGATCCGGCCGTAATCTCGGCGGCGTCGTAGGCCGGGAAATTCTGCGCGATGGCATCGGCGGCATCGATCGTCAGGAACGTCGGCTCGCCGCCCTCACGCAGCGAGGCGGAGATTGCATCGGCGGTGATCCTGCTGTTGAGCGGCCCGGCGGCGAGGAAGGCATCGACCTTCTGGCCGCGCGTCGCCTCGCCGACTTCGCTGGTCGAGAACTGCACGACCTCGACCTTGGCCGGATCGACGCCGTATTGCCGCAGCACGATATTGAGCATCCTGACATTGGCTGGTGTCCGCCCGATCACGCCGATGCGGCGGCCGGCGAGATTCTGGATGCTCTTGATCGGGTTCTTGACCTTCTTACCCTTCGGTCCCGGCGGCACCCAGATCACAACGAGGTTCTTGCGCAGCACGGCGACGCTGGCGGCCTCCTTCGGCACGTCGAGATCGCCGCGGATCACGGCAAGATCGACGCTCTTGTCATCGAGCGCGGCTGCACTCGCCTTGGCGCCGTCGGTGACGATGGTGCGTAGCCGGATGTAGCCGCGCTCGCGGGCGAAGGCGTGGGCGATCGCCTGGATGACCTTGACGTCTTCACTGTTGGCCGGGCCGACGGCAATGCGCAGTGTCACCGGGCGCATTTCGACATAGATGAGCCCGACCACGACCAGCACAACGGCCAGCGCGACCGCCAGCGGCATGAAGATGCCGGCGCCCTTCGGCGGGCGTTTGGCGCGGAGCGGAACGGATTCGCCTTCGGCCGGCGCGCCCGAGGCCAGCGAACGCGAGAACAATTGGCGGAGCCTTGGATTCATTTGGGGCGCCCAGTTGAATGTAGAACTATAGCAAATCTGAGATTTGGGGCACGTGACGGTTCCGTCATGGTTAGCGAGGAGCCCCCGGAACCGGATGATGGTTTGGCCAGTCCCGTTGGGGCGACTTGGATCGGGACGGCATCGAGATGTTAAATTCTTGAGATAACGGGAGGTTCCCATGCGGACACGATTGACGGGTGAGGCTCGGGCCAAGGCGCTGGCGACGCTGTCCGGCTGGTCCGAGGCGACCGGCCGCGACGCGATCACGCGGACTTGTATCTTTACCGATTTCAGCGAGGCCTTCGGCTTCATGACGCGCGTTGCCCTCGCCGCCGAGAAGCTCGATCACCATCCGGAATGGCGCAACGTCTATCGGACGGTGGAGGTGGTGCTCTCGACGCACGATGCCGGCGGGCTTACGGAACTCGACGTCGATCTCGCCCACGAAATCAACCGCATCGCCGGCACGCCATAAGCGGCGGCGGGCTCGATCGCGGCCTTGCGCCGCGGCGGTCCTGTTCCCACTTTTCCCGGCAGGACGTGTCCCGCCGTTGAAGGGCAGGTCGCGGGAGGGTTTGATTGCGCATGTCAGGCGCCAGCACGGACTTCCAGGCTGACGATTTCGAGCCGGCGCGGCGTCTCGCCGAAGATCCGCCGCGGCTGCGCCGCGCGTTCTGGGCGAAGATGAAGCGCTTGGCCGCGCGTATTCCCTTCGCCGAGGATCTGCTTGCGGCCTATTACTGCGCCTTCGACCGGCAGACGCCACGCCATGTGCAGGTGAGCCTGCTCGGCGCGCTTGCCTATTTCATTCTGCCGTTCGACTTCGTGCCGGATCTGTTGCCGGTGCTCGGCTTCACCGATGACGCAGCGATCCTCGCAACGGCGATTCGCCTGGTGGCGAGCCATATTCGTCCGGATCATCGCGAGGCGGCCGGGGCCGCGCTGGCGAAGCTGCGCGGCGAGGCGAGCCGGGTTGCGCCGGACCAGTCGGACGCTGCGCAACAGCTCTGACAGGCAATACGGTTCTTGTTCGCCCGACCGGCGCCCCCGTTTGCTGCACGCGCTGCAATGGCCTGAAGACGCCTGCCGCCGCCGAGGGGTCGGCGTATCCTCACGGACGCAGGATCACCTTGCCCATGGCCTGGCGGCCGGCCAGCACATTCAGCGCGTCGGCGGTCTGTGCCAGCGGGAAGGTGCGGTCGACGTGGGACGAGATCTTGCCGTCGGCGGTCCACTGCACGAGCTTCTGCAGATTGGCGCGGTTTTTATCCGGATTCTGTTTCGCCCAGGCGCCCCAGAACACGCCGCGAATGTCGCAGCCCTTGAGCAGCGCGAGATTGAGCGGGATTTTCGGAATCTCGCCGGCGGCGAAGCCGATGACCAGGAAGCGGCCTTCCCAGGCGACCGCGCGCAGCGCCGCCTCGGCATAGGCGCCGCCGACGGGATCGAAAACGATGTCGACGCCCCGGCCGCCGGTGATCTGCTTCAGCCCTTCCTTGAGATCGTCCTTGGCGTAGTTCAGGCCGACCTCGGCGCCATGGGCCTTGGCGAAAGCGAGCTTCTCGTCGGACGAGGCGCAGGCAATGACCTTCAGCCCCATCAATTTGCCGAGCTCGCAGGCGGCTAGTCCGGTACCTCCGGCGGCGCCGAGCACCGCCAGCGTTTCGCCCGGTTTCGGCCGGGCGCGGTCTTCCAGCGCATGCAGCGCGGTGCCGTAAATGATGATGATGCCGGCGGCGCGGTCATAGTCGAGATTGTCGGGGATCTTCACCGCCTGCATCGCAGCCACGGCGATCTTTTCGCGCGCGCCGTTATAGCCGACCGAGGCGACGACGCGGTCACCCGGCTTGAATTCGGTGACGCCGGCACCAACGCTTTCCACCATGCCGGCGACCTCGGCCGCAGGCGAAAACGGAAACGGCGGCTTGATCTGGTACTTGCCCTGGATCATCAGCAGGTCGAAGAAATTGAGCGCCGCCGCCTTGATGGCGATCACGATCTCGCCCGCAGCCGCGACCGGATCGGGAATGTCGGCGAGCACGAGGTCGTCGGGGCCGCAATATTGCGAGCACAGAATGGCTTTCATGGCAGGCACCTGAATCTCGAAGGATCGAAAGTGCGGCCTATGTCGCGCAATTGCCTGCTGGGGCCCGCCGCCGCGGGGGTAGGCAATGACGAGACGCCGCGCTGGCCCCTTCATGGCGGATTTGAGGCGTGCCGACAATCCGAATCGTGTGCCGCGGCGTGGCGGCAACGTGCGCCCCGGGGGGTGCGCGGGCCGCTTTTCAAACAGGGCTTTCCCGGTTATTCCAGCGCGTCGACTGATTTGCAGCCGTTCGATCGGGACGGCGTCGGGGAAAAGCGAGGCGCGATGACGAGCGTGTGGCGAAGAGGAGCGGTGTCCTTCACTTCTGTCTTCACATCTGCTGTCGCGTCGGCCTCTGCAACGGCTTTCCTGCTGGCATGCATGCTGCCGCTCGCCGCTGTGCCGGCGTCGGCGCAGAGCGCCAAGCAGAAGGCGGCGAAGACTGCTCCGGCGAAACCCGCCGCCAAGCCGGAAGAGAGCAAGCCCTCGCCGACCGCCGGCGCCAGCCTCAGCGGCCAGTTCGGTACCTGGGGCGCCTATACCGCGATGCCCGGCGGCAAGAAGATTTGTTTCGCGCTGGCCAAGCCGTCGTCGTCCAAGACCACCCCGCCGAACCGTCCGCGCGATCCGGCCTACATCTTCCTATCGACCCGTCCGGCGGAAAAAGTCGCCAACGAAGTCTCGGTGATGATCGGCTATCAGCTCAAGCCGGGCGCGGACTCGACCCTCGAGGTCGGCGGCGCGCGTTTTGCGATGTACAGCCAGGGCGACGGGTTGTGGATCAAGAATGCCGCGGAGGAGGAGCGCATGGTCGAAGCCATGCGCAGGGGCACCGAAGCCACGGTCAAAGGCGTCTCGGCGAAGGGCACCGAGAGCACCGACGTGTTCGCGCTCAAGGGCCTCGCCCAGGCGCTCGACCGCGTCGCCCAGGACTGCAGGCGCTGAGATCGGCGCGCGGAAGACCGGTTCCGCAGCCCCGATCCGGTTGCAGGATCGTGGAAAACGGTTATCTGAGGGGCAACCGGCGAGCCGCCGGCGCCGGGCGCTGGTCCGGCGGCGTGGGCAGTGCCCGAGGGCCTTAGTCAGGCTTCTGATATCGTTGAGTAATTTCGCCCTGTGGAGCCCTCCCGCAGCGCCGAGTGCAGGAACCCGAAAGCGGATGACCGAGCTGTCGCACCCGTTGCAGACGCCTGAGAGCGGGCGCCCGGCCATGCCGCTGGAGAAGACACCGCTCGAGAGCTACGTGGCGCTGGCGAAGCCGTCGCTGATCGGCCTGTCGCGCGCCGAACTGATGGAGCGCCTCGCCGAACGCGGCGTGCCCGAGAAGCAGCGCAAGATGCGGGCCCAGCAGTTGTGGCACTGGATCTATGTGCGCGGCGCCCAGGATTTCGCCGCCATGTCCAACATGGCGAAGGAGATGCGCGCCGAGCTGGACCGCCATTTCACGCTGGCGCGTCCGGAGATCGTGGCCGAGCAGATCTCCGCCGACGGCACCCGCAAGTGGCTGCTGCGCCTGCCGAGCGGCCACGCCTCCGAGCGACCACACGAGGTCGAGTGCGTCTACATCCCTGAAACCGATCGCGGGACGCTCTGTGTCTCGTCGCAGATCGGCTGCACCCTGAACTGTTCCTTCTGCCACACCGGTACGCAGCGGCTGGTGCGCAACCTGACCGCCGGCGAGATCGTCGGCCAGGTGATGATCGCACGCGATCGCCTCGGCGACTGGGTAGATCGCGAGACGCCCAACGGCAACCGCCTCGTCACCAACGTCGTGATGATGGGCATGGGCGAGCCACTCTACAATTTCGAGGCGGTGCGCGACGCGCTGCTGATCGTCTCGGACAACGAGGGTATCGGCCTGTCGCGGCGTCGCATCACGCTGTCGACCTCCGGCGTGGTGCCGAACATCGCCCGCGCCGGCGATGAGATCGGCTGCATGCTGGCGATCTCGCTGCATGCCGTGCGCGACGAATTGCGCGACGAGCTGGTGCCGCTCAATCGCAAATATCCCATCGCCGAACTGCTCGAGGCCTGCCGCAACTATCCCGGCGTCTCCAATGCGCGCCGGATCACCTTCGAATATGTGATGCTCAAGGGCGTCAACGATTCGCTCGACGATGCCAGACAGCTCGTGAAACTGCTCAAGGGCATTCCGGCCAAGATCAACCTGATCCCGTTCAATCCCTGGCCGGGCAGCCGCTATGAATGCTCCGACTGGGCGCAGATCGAACGTTTCTCGGAATATGTCTTCAACGCCGGCTACTCCTCGCCGGTCCGCACCCCGCGTGGCCGCGACATTCTCGCCGCCTGCGGCCAGCTCAAGTCCGAGACCGAGAAGCTTACGGCGCGCGAGCGGCAGGCGCTGCGCGCCATGGCCATGACGGACTAGAAGCTGCGGCCAATGGCACTCATCATCCGCATCGTCGTGATCCTGATCGGCTTCCTGCTGGCGAGCTTCGCCGCCGCAGCCGTGGTCATTGCCGCCGTGCTCAATCCCGACTGGAGCGGGGTCCGGCTCGGTTTCGACGAGGACACGATGCCGATCATCGCCACCTTCGGCTTCATCTTCATCAGCGGTTTTTCGCTGCTGCCGGCGATGGTGGTGGCGCTGGTCACCGAGGCCTTCGGTCTGCGCAGCATTCTCGTCTATGCGATCGGCGGCGCCGCCATCGGCGCGGCGTGTTATCTGAGCCTCGTTCCCTTCGATGCCGAGACCATGCGTTTCGTCGGCGTCATCCGCCGCGAACTGGAAGTGATGGTCGGTGCCGGCGTCGTCGGCGGTCTCGTCTACTGGCTGGTGGCAGGCCGCAACGCCGGCCGCTGGCGGCTGCCGCCGACCTCCACGGGGCCGCAATGAATCGCACCGGACTTCTGATCGCGTTGGCGCTGGCGCTCCTTTTCGTCGTTCTATTCGCGGTCTATCCTGACCTCGATCTGAAGGTCGCGTCCTATTTCTACGATCCGAAGACGGTCAGCTTCCCTGTGGCCAGGGGCGCGGTGGCGGCCTTCGCCCGCGACGCGGCGATGTGGATCGTCTGGGGCTTCGCCGCACCTTTTATCGTCGCGGTGGTGGTGAAGTTCGCCCGGCCCTTGAAGCCGCTGCTCCTGCCCGGCCGCACCGTCGCTTTCATCCTGATCACCATCATCCTGTCCGCCGTTCTCATCAGTAATCTCGGCTTCAAGGCTCATTGGGGCAGGCCGCGCCCGGTCATGGTCACCGAATTCGGCGGCCCCTGGACCTTCAAGCCCTGGTACGATCCGAGCGGCGCCTGCCCGAAGAACTGCTCGTTCTTCTCCGGCGAGGGCGCCACCGCATTCTGGACCTACGCCCCAGCCGCCCTGGCGCCCCCGGCCTGGCGGCCGCTGGCCTATGTGGCGGCGACGACCTTCGGCCTCGCCACCGGCGGACTGCGCATCGCCTTCGGCGGTCATTTCCTCAGCGATGTGCTGGCTTCGGGGCTGGTGAGCTTCCTGGTCATCTGGCTGACCTATGCCCTGATCTATCGCTGGCCGGCGACGAGGCTCACCGACGCGGCGGTCGATGCCGCGCTGACCCGCCTGGCGCTGCCCGGCTGGCGGCGGCTTCGCCGTCTGTTCGGCCGCTCCACCGAAGCGCCCTGACCGGCGAAAGCCAAAATCTGGCAGGATCTTACCGGCTATCCGGCGGTGGCCTTCGGCCTCCTGTTTCGTGGCGCATCTGTTGCGGGCCCTCCCGCCTTTGCGTTATCAGAAGCGCAAGATCCGCGCCCGGCGCCGCTGCCCCGGGCTGACATCCCGCCTCGCACCACAGGGACCCGATGACCAAGCACGTGAAGAAGGTTGTGCTCGCCTATTCCGGCGGACTCGACACCTCGATCATTCTGAAATGGCTGCAGACCACCTATGGCTGCGAGGTCGTCACCTTCACCGCCGACCTCGGCCAGGGCGAGGAGCTCGAGCCGGCGCGCAACAAGGCGCTGCTGCTCGGCATCAAGCCGGAAAACATCTTCATCGAGGATCTGCGCGAGGAATTCGTCCGCGACTACGTCTTTCCGATGTTCCGCGCCAACGCGGTCTATGAGGGCCAGTATCTGCTCGGCACCTCGATCGCCCGGCCGCTGATCGCCAAGAAGCAGATCGAGATCGCCGAGAAGGTCGGCGCCGATGCCGTCGCCCACGGCGCCACCGGCAAGGGCAACGACCAGGTCCGCTTCGAACTCGGCTATTACGCCCTCAAGCCCGACATCACCATCATCGCGCCGTGGCGCGAATGGGACCTGCGCTCGCGCGAACAGCTGATCGCCTTCGCCGAACAGCATCAGATTCCGATCGCCAAGGACAAGCGCGGCGAGGCGCCTTTCTCGGTGGACGCCAACCTGCTGCACGCCTCCAGCGAGGGCAAGGTGCTGGAGGATCCCTCCCAGGAAGTGCCGGACTACGTCTACTCCCGCACCATCGATCCGGAGAAGGCGCCGGACCAGGCGACCTACATCACGGTAGATTTCGAGAAAGGCGATGCGGTGGCCATCGACGGCAAGAAGTTGTCGCCCGCCGCCCTGCTGGCGAAGCTCAACGAGCTCGGCCGCGCCAACGGCATCGGCCGGCTCGATCTCGTCGAGAACCGCTTCGTCGGCATGAAGTCGCGCGGCATGTACGAGACCCCCGGCGGCACCATCCTCCTGGTGGCGCATCGCGGCATCGAGCAGATCACGCTCGATCGCGGCGCGGCGCATCTCAAGGACGAGTTGATGCCGAAATATGCCGAGCTGGTCTACAACGGCTTCTGGTTCTCGCCGGAACGCGAGATGCTGCAGGTGGCGATCGACAAGAGCCAGGAATTCGTCACCGGGCAGGTCCGGCTCAAGCTCTACAAGGGCAATGTCATCCTGGTTGGTCGCGACAGCAAGTATTCGCTGTATGACCAGGATCTCGTCACCTTCGAGGAGGGCGCGGTGGCCTATGACCACCGCGACGCGGCGGGCTTCATCAAGCTCAATGCGCTGCGGCTGCGCACGCTCGGCCAGCGTAAGCGCAAGCTGAAGCTGTAAGCTGCGTGGGCTATGAGCCCACCTCTCGGATCAAGAAATCGGCGTGAAGAAATGGCCGGGACGATCGTCCCGGCCATTGTCATGTTGGCGATGTTATGTTGCCGATCCGGCTCAGCGCGGCGGCGCGACGCCCGGAGGCGGGGCCGCCACCGGATTGGTCTGTCCGGTCAGCAGCGGCGTGATGCGCCGGACGGTGACGCGGCGGTTGCGCCGTTCCGGCCCGTCGGTCGGAACCTTGAGATACTGCTCGCCGTAGCCCTGCGAGGTCAGGTTCTCCGCCGGTACCTGGAATTGCTGCGTCAGCAGGTTTGCCACCGATTCGGCCCGCCGATCCGACAGCGACAAATTGTCGACATCGTTGCCGACCGCGTCGGTGTGCCCCTCGATCAGGAACACCTCGCGCGGGTTGCGCGAGATCGCTCGGTTGAGCCCGTCGGCGATCACCTGCAACTTCGCGGCCTGGTCCGGCGCGATGTCCGCCGAGCCGGTGTCGAAGGTGACGGTGTCGAGATCGATGCTCGGCATGCGCTGGCGCACCGATGGCGAATAGCGGATCTCGTCCAGCGAGAAGCGGCGCTGGAGCCGCTCGACCGGCGGCGCCATCAGCGTGTCGTAGATCACCTCCGGCGGCGCGTCCTCCGCCTCGACGATGTAGCGATCCGGCGGAATCCGCAGCACTGGCGGCGGCATGTCGACGTAGTAGCCGCCGATCGCGTTCGGGTCGCGATAGGTGTTGTCGATGATGATCACCTCGCGGCCGTCGCGATCGCGGCGGATGCGACGGAGAAGCCCGCCGTCGGGATCCGTGACGGTGACGATCTGCGTGCCGTCGGGCCGGATGATCACCGTGCGGGTGTCGGCGCCTTGCTGCTGTACCTGGACGTCGCGGGCGCCATAACGGAAGCGGTCGACGTCGCTGTGCCGGATGAACGACTGGCCGTTCGGATCCATGATGATGACCCGGCCGGGTTCGCGGATGACCGTGCGTCCGCCTTCCTGCGTCTGCTGACGCTGGGCGCGGAAGTCCTCGAGCCTGCCTCCGATCTGCGGTGCATTGGCCGGCAGCGGCGTTGCCGCAGCGGTCGGCGCAGCCAGCGCCGGTAGCGGCGCGGCAACTGCGGGTACCGGGGCAGCGGCCGGCGTTCCCGGCGGCATCCCGGGGGGCGGACCGAGATGTTCGCTGCGCTGCTGGGTGGGCGCGGGTGGCTGGCCCGGCGCAGGAGTCTGAACGGGGGCAGCACCGGGCGCGGTGGCGTTCGGCGCAGTGGGCGCCTGATGCGGCGCGCCACCCGGGGCTGGCGCGGTCTGCTGCGCCGGAGCGGCCGGCGCAGTCGGCGCCGGC encodes the following:
- a CDS encoding argininosuccinate synthase, yielding MTKHVKKVVLAYSGGLDTSIILKWLQTTYGCEVVTFTADLGQGEELEPARNKALLLGIKPENIFIEDLREEFVRDYVFPMFRANAVYEGQYLLGTSIARPLIAKKQIEIAEKVGADAVAHGATGKGNDQVRFELGYYALKPDITIIAPWREWDLRSREQLIAFAEQHQIPIAKDKRGEAPFSVDANLLHASSEGKVLEDPSQEVPDYVYSRTIDPEKAPDQATYITVDFEKGDAVAIDGKKLSPAALLAKLNELGRANGIGRLDLVENRFVGMKSRGMYETPGGTILLVAHRGIEQITLDRGAAHLKDELMPKYAELVYNGFWFSPEREMLQVAIDKSQEFVTGQVRLKLYKGNVILVGRDSKYSLYDQDLVTFEEGAVAYDHRDAAGFIKLNALRLRTLGQRKRKLKL
- a CDS encoding phosphatase PAP2 family protein, yielding MNRTGLLIALALALLFVVLFAVYPDLDLKVASYFYDPKTVSFPVARGAVAAFARDAAMWIVWGFAAPFIVAVVVKFARPLKPLLLPGRTVAFILITIILSAVLISNLGFKAHWGRPRPVMVTEFGGPWTFKPWYDPSGACPKNCSFFSGEGATAFWTYAPAALAPPAWRPLAYVAATTFGLATGGLRIAFGGHFLSDVLASGLVSFLVIWLTYALIYRWPATRLTDAAVDAALTRLALPGWRRLRRLFGRSTEAP
- a CDS encoding NADPH:quinone oxidoreductase family protein: MKAILCSQYCGPDDLVLADIPDPVAAAGEIVIAIKAAALNFFDLLMIQGKYQIKPPFPFSPAAEVAGMVESVGAGVTEFKPGDRVVASVGYNGAREKIAVAAMQAVKIPDNLDYDRAAGIIIIYGTALHALEDRARPKPGETLAVLGAAGGTGLAACELGKLMGLKVIACASSDEKLAFAKAHGAEVGLNYAKDDLKEGLKQITGGRGVDIVFDPVGGAYAEAALRAVAWEGRFLVIGFAAGEIPKIPLNLALLKGCDIRGVFWGAWAKQNPDKNRANLQKLVQWTADGKISSHVDRTFPLAQTADALNVLAGRQAMGKVILRP
- a CDS encoding TAXI family TRAP transporter solute-binding subunit, translating into MNPRLRQLFSRSLASGAPAEGESVPLRAKRPPKGAGIFMPLAVALAVVLVVVGLIYVEMRPVTLRIAVGPANSEDVKVIQAIAHAFARERGYIRLRTIVTDGAKASAAALDDKSVDLAVIRGDLDVPKEAASVAVLRKNLVVIWVPPGPKGKKVKNPIKSIQNLAGRRIGVIGRTPANVRMLNIVLRQYGVDPAKVEVVQFSTSEVGEATRGQKVDAFLAAGPLNSRITADAISASLREGGEPTFLTIDAADAIAQNFPAYDAAEITAGSLGGVPPRPDDDIKTISFAHDIVVRKSLSDTTVATLARQLFAVRQNVMSEMPAAAKIETPDTDKDADIPAHPGAAAYVDGEEKTFLDRYSDFIWWGIMGLSAMGSAGAWFAGYLRRDERQNSSSLRVRLLEMLTTARRASSHEELDEMQSEADEILKETLHAYEDGAIDEGGLTAFNIALDQFHAAVADRRSMLMALPPRPSMQLRA
- a CDS encoding 4a-hydroxytetrahydrobiopterin dehydratase; its protein translation is MRTRLTGEARAKALATLSGWSEATGRDAITRTCIFTDFSEAFGFMTRVALAAEKLDHHPEWRNVYRTVEVVLSTHDAGGLTELDVDLAHEINRIAGTP
- a CDS encoding YkvA family protein, whose translation is MSGASTDFQADDFEPARRLAEDPPRLRRAFWAKMKRLAARIPFAEDLLAAYYCAFDRQTPRHVQVSLLGALAYFILPFDFVPDLLPVLGFTDDAAILATAIRLVASHIRPDHREAAGAALAKLRGEASRVAPDQSDAAQQL
- a CDS encoding OmpA family protein, translating into MPAPTAPAAPAQQTAPAPGGAPHQAPTAPNATAPGAAPVQTPAPGQPPAPTQQRSEHLGPPPGMPPGTPAAAPVPAVAAPLPALAAPTAAATPLPANAPQIGGRLEDFRAQRQQTQEGGRTVIREPGRVIIMDPNGQSFIRHSDVDRFRYGARDVQVQQQGADTRTVIIRPDGTQIVTVTDPDGGLLRRIRRDRDGREVIIIDNTYRDPNAIGGYYVDMPPPVLRIPPDRYIVEAEDAPPEVIYDTLMAPPVERLQRRFSLDEIRYSPSVRQRMPSIDLDTVTFDTGSADIAPDQAAKLQVIADGLNRAISRNPREVFLIEGHTDAVGNDVDNLSLSDRRAESVANLLTQQFQVPAENLTSQGYGEQYLKVPTDGPERRNRRVTVRRITPLLTGQTNPVAAPPPGVAPPR
- the rlmN gene encoding 23S rRNA (adenine(2503)-C(2))-methyltransferase RlmN encodes the protein MPLEKTPLESYVALAKPSLIGLSRAELMERLAERGVPEKQRKMRAQQLWHWIYVRGAQDFAAMSNMAKEMRAELDRHFTLARPEIVAEQISADGTRKWLLRLPSGHASERPHEVECVYIPETDRGTLCVSSQIGCTLNCSFCHTGTQRLVRNLTAGEIVGQVMIARDRLGDWVDRETPNGNRLVTNVVMMGMGEPLYNFEAVRDALLIVSDNEGIGLSRRRITLSTSGVVPNIARAGDEIGCMLAISLHAVRDELRDELVPLNRKYPIAELLEACRNYPGVSNARRITFEYVMLKGVNDSLDDARQLVKLLKGIPAKINLIPFNPWPGSRYECSDWAQIERFSEYVFNAGYSSPVRTPRGRDILAACGQLKSETEKLTARERQALRAMAMTD
- a CDS encoding invasion associated locus B family protein, yielding MLPLAAVPASAQSAKQKAAKTAPAKPAAKPEESKPSPTAGASLSGQFGTWGAYTAMPGGKKICFALAKPSSSKTTPPNRPRDPAYIFLSTRPAEKVANEVSVMIGYQLKPGADSTLEVGGARFAMYSQGDGLWIKNAAEEERMVEAMRRGTEATVKGVSAKGTESTDVFALKGLAQALDRVAQDCRR